The Cervus canadensis isolate Bull #8, Minnesota chromosome X, ASM1932006v1, whole genome shotgun sequence genome contains a region encoding:
- the CXHXorf65 gene encoding uncharacterized protein CXorf65 homolog isoform X2, with product MFIFIKHGDNQQFLANINCSVLLLLHYARRKVGLPKTDTIDLCDETGTMKLFFLMKTPGDYANKFLTARNTYYVCKVERGAPGTRLENAYKAFVPLLKNPEPELVDALRTQCDLLERSRVKMLRIQEAKKVVAVESSVNLPSKSSGRSDEEGPTRRAPVLKTRADFVSRRDKHR from the exons ATGTTCATCTTTATCAAACATGGAG ATAATCAGCAGTTTCTGGCCAATATTAACTGTTCTGTCCTTCTGCTGCTGCATTATGCCCGCCGTAAAGTGGGGTTGCCTAAAACAG ACACCATCGATTTATGTGATGAAACGGGGACAATGAAGTTGTTTTTTCTGATGAAGACTCCTGGAGACTATGCCAACAAATTCCTTACAGCTCGAAACACCTACTACGTTTGTAAGGTGGAGCGTGGGGCACCAG GAACTAGACTTGAGAATGCCTACAAAGCATTTGTGCCCCTCCTGAAGAACCCAGAACCCGAGCTTGTTG ATGCCTTGCGTACACAATGTGACCTCCTGGAGAGAAGTCGAGTGAAAATGCTTAGAATCCAAGAAGCCAAGAAAGTCGTTGCAGTTGAATCCTCCGTGAACCTCCCA tcCAAATCATCAGGACGATCAGATGAAGAGGGGCCCACTCGTAGGGCTCCGGTCTTGAAGACCAGAGCGGATTTTGTCAGTAGGCGAGATAAACATCGCTAA
- the IL2RG gene encoding cytokine receptor common subunit gamma, with protein MLKPPLPLRSLLFLQLPLLGVGLNPKFLTPSGNEDIGGKPGTGGDSFLTSTPAGTLDVSTLPLPEVQCFVFNVEYMNCTWNSSSEPQPNNLTLHYGYRNFNGDDKLQECGHYLFSEGITSGCWFGKKEIRLYETFVVQLQDPREHRKQPKQMLKLQDLVIPWAPENLTLRNLSEFQLELSWSNRYLDHCLEHLVQYRSDRDQSWTEQSVDHRHSFSLPSVDAQKLYTFRVRSRYNPLCGSAQHWSDWSYPIHWGSNTSKENLENPENPSLFALEAVLIPLGSMGLIVSLICVYCWLERTMPRIPTLKNLEDLVTEYHGNFSAWSGVSKGLAESLQPDYSERLCHVSEIPPKGGEGPGGSPCSQHSPYWAPPCYTLKPEP; from the exons ATGTTGAAGCCACCGTTGCCACTCAGATCCCTCTTATTTCTCCAGCTGcctctgctgggggtggggctgaacCCAAAGTTCCTCACGCCCAGTGGGAATGAAGACATTGGTGGGAAACCTGGGACTGGAGGAG ACTCCTTCCTGACTTCGACACCCGCTGGGACCCTCGATGTTTCCACTCTGCCCCTCCCAGAGGTTCAGTGTTTTGTGTTCAATGTGGAGTATATGAATTGCACTTGGAACAGCAGCTCTGAGCCCCAGCCCAACAACCTGACTCTGCATTATGG GTACAGGAACTTTAATGGTGATGATAAACTCCAGGAGTGTGGCCACTATCTATTCTCTGAAGGAATCACTTCTGGCTGTTGGTTTGGAAAAAAGGAGATCCGTCTCTATGAAACATTTGTTGTCCAGCTCCAGGACCCACGGGAACACAGGAAGCAGCCCAAACAGATGCTAAAACTGCAGGATCTGG TGATCCCCTGGGCTCCAGAGAACCTGACACTTCGCAACCTGAGTGAATTCCAGCTAGAACTGAGCTGGAGCAACAGATACTTGGACCACTGTTTGGAGCACCTGGTGCAGTACCGGAGTGACCGGGACCAAAGCTGGACG GAACAATCCGTGGACCACAGACATAGCTTCTCTCTGCCTAGTGTGGATGCACAGAAGCTCTACACGTTCCGTGTTCGGAGCCGTTATAACCCACTTTGCGGAAGTGCTCAGCATTGGAGTGACTGGAGCTACCCAATTCACTGGGGCAGCAATACTTCAAAAG AGAATCTTGAGAATCCAGAAAATCCTTCGTTGTTTGCATTGGAAGCTGTGCTGATCCCTCTTGGCTCCATGGGATTGATTGTGAGCCTCATCTGTGTGTACTGCTGGCTGGAACG GACAATGCCCCGAATTCCTACCCTCAAGAACCTAGAGGATCTGGTTACTGAATACCATGGAAACTTCTCG GCCTGGAGTGGTGTATCTAAGGGATTGGCGGAGAGTCTGCAGCCAGACTACAGTGAACGGCTCTGCCACGTCAGTGAGATTCCCCCCAAAGGAGGGGAAGGGCCTGGGGGTTCCCCCTGCAGCCAGCACAGCCCCTACTGGGCTCCTCCATGTTACACCCTGAAACCTGAGCCCTGA
- the FOXO4 gene encoding forkhead box protein O4 isoform X1 produces the protein MDPVNENSAREAAAIVDLDPDFEPQSRPRSCTWPLPRPELAPEPSEPSEVEPGLGEKVHPEGRSDGRTQPTLLPSRLPDSAGGPQPGILGAVTGPRKGGSRRNAWGNQSYAELISQAIESAPEKRLTLAQIYEWMVRTVPYFKDKGDSNSSAGWKNSIRHNLSLHSKFIKVHNEATGKSSWWMLNPEGGKSGKAPRRRAASMDSSSRLLRGRSKTPKKKPAVLPAPREGATPRSPAGHFAKWSGSPCSRNREEADAWSTFRPRSSSNASTVSTRPSPREPEPEVLAEEEMPASASGYAGGVPPTLKEDLELLDGLNLTSPHSLLSRSSLSGFSLQHPGVPGPLHTYSTSLFSPAEGPLSAGEGCFSSSQSLEALLTSDTPPPPADVLMTQVDPILSQAPTLLLLGGIPSSSKLGTGGGLCPKPLEAAGPSGLVPTLPMIAPAPPPVMAGAPVPKPLGAPVLTPPTEAPSQDRMPQDLDLDIYMENLECDMDNIINDLMDGDEGLDFNFEPDP, from the exons ATGGATCCAGTAAATGAGAATTCAGCCAGAGAGGCTGCCGCGATCGTAGACCTCGATCCCGACTTCGAACCCCAGAGCCGTCCCCGCTCCTGCACCTGGCCCCTTCCCCGACCAGAGCTCGCTCCCGAGCCGTCCGAGCCGTCCGAGGTGGAGCCAGGTCTGGGAGAGAAGGTACACCCGGAGGGGCGCTCGGACGGGCGCACCCAGCCGACcctgttgccctccaggctcccagaCTCGGCAGGGGGTCCCCAGCCCGGGATCCTGGGGGCTGTAACAGGTCCTCGGAAGGGAGGCTCCCGCCGGAATGCCTGGGGAAATCAGTCATATGCAGAACTCATCAGCCAGGCCATTGAAAGCGCCCCCGAGAAGCGACTGACACTGGCCCAGATCTATGAGTGGATGGTCCGCACGGTGCCCTACTTCAAGGACAAGGGTGACAGCAACAGCTCAGCAGGATGGAAG AATTCAATCCGCCACAACCTATCCCTGCATAGCAAGTTCATCAAGGTTCACAACGAGGCTACCGGCAAGAGCTCCTGGTGGATGCTGAATCCGGAGGGAGGCAAGAGCGGCAAGGCACCCCGCCGCCGGGCAGCCTCCATGGATAGCAGCAGCAGGCTGCTCCGGGGCCGCAGCAAAACCCCCAAGAAGAAACCAGCTGTGCTGCCAGCTCCACGTGAAGGTGCCACTCCGAGGAGCCCTGCTGGCCACTTTGCCAAGTGGTCAGGCAGCCCTTGCTCTCGAAACCGAGAGGAAGCCGATGCGTGGAGCACCTTCCGTCCACGAAGCAGTTCGAATGCCAGCACTGTCAGCACCCGGCCCTCTCCCAGGGAGCCGGAGCCTGAGGTGCTGGCGGAAGAGGAAATGCCAGCCTCAGCCAGTGGCTATGCAGGGGGTGTCCCTCCCACCCTGAAAGAAGATCTGGAGCTGTTAGATGGGCTCAATCTCACATCTCCCCACTCGCTGCTGTCTCGGAGCAGCCTCTCTGGCTTCTCTTTGCAGCATCCTGGGGTTCCAGGCCCCTTACACACCTACAGCACCTCTCTCTTCAGCCCAGCAGAGGGGCCCCTGTCAGCAGGAGAAGGGTGCTTCTCAAGCTCCCAGTCTTTGGAGGCTCTGCTCACCTCTGATACGCCACCACCTCCTGCCGATGTCCTCATGACCCAGGTAGATCCCATTCTGTCCCAGGCTCCAACACTTCTGCTGCTGGGGGGGATACCTTCCTCCAGTAAGCTAGGCACGGGGGGTGGCCTGTGTCCTAAACCCCTAGAGGCTGCAGGCCCCAGCGGTCTGGTTCCCACCCTCCCGATGATAGCACCAGCACCACCTCCAGTCATGGCGGGGGCTCCGGTCCCCAAGCCCCTGGGGGCTCCTGTGCTCACACCTCCTACTGAAGCTCCAAGCCAAGACCGAATGCCTCAGGATCTTGATCTCGACATATACATGGAGAACCTGGAGTGTGACATGGATAACATCATCAATGACCTCATGGATGGGGACGAAGGACTGGACTTCAACTTTGAGCCAG ATCCCTGA
- the CXHXorf65 gene encoding uncharacterized protein CXorf65 homolog isoform X1: MFIFIKHGDNQQFLANINCSVLLLLHYARRKVGLPKTDTIDLCDETGTMKLFFLMKTPGDYANKFLTARNTYYVCKVERGAPGTRLENAYKAFVPLLKNPEPELVDALRTQCDLLERSRVKMLRIQEAKKVVAVESSVNLPVSLTEHGLPQQPPFPTCLLKSSLPRLSGMNFLSKSNIRDQDLPLTSLVLPLALVCRKLLCRGLCTY, from the exons ATGTTCATCTTTATCAAACATGGAG ATAATCAGCAGTTTCTGGCCAATATTAACTGTTCTGTCCTTCTGCTGCTGCATTATGCCCGCCGTAAAGTGGGGTTGCCTAAAACAG ACACCATCGATTTATGTGATGAAACGGGGACAATGAAGTTGTTTTTTCTGATGAAGACTCCTGGAGACTATGCCAACAAATTCCTTACAGCTCGAAACACCTACTACGTTTGTAAGGTGGAGCGTGGGGCACCAG GAACTAGACTTGAGAATGCCTACAAAGCATTTGTGCCCCTCCTGAAGAACCCAGAACCCGAGCTTGTTG ATGCCTTGCGTACACAATGTGACCTCCTGGAGAGAAGTCGAGTGAAAATGCTTAGAATCCAAGAAGCCAAGAAAGTCGTTGCAGTTGAATCCTCCGTGAACCTCCCAGTAAGCCTTACCGAACATGGTCTGCCCCAGCAGCCTCCTTTCCCCACCTGTCTACTGAAATCTTCTCTGCCCCGGCTCTCTGGGATGAATTTCCTTTCCAAATCCAACATTCGTGACCAAGACCTGCCTCTCACCTCTTTGGTCCTGCCTTTGGCCCTAGTTTGTAGAAAACTTCTCTGCAGGGGCCTTTGTACTTACTGa
- the FOXO4 gene encoding forkhead box protein O4 isoform X2 produces the protein MDPVNENSAREAAAIVDLDPDFEPQSRPRSCTWPLPRPELAPEPSEPSEVEPGLGEKVHPEGRSDGRTQPTLLPSRLPDSAGGPQPGILGAVTGPRKGGSRRNAWGNQSYAELISQAIESAPEKRLTLAQIYEWMVRTVPYFKDKGDSNSSAGWKNSIRHNLSLHSKFIKVHNEATGKSSWWMLNPEGGKSGKAPRRRAASMDSSSRLLRGRSKTPKKKPAVLPAPREGATPRSPAGHFAKWSGSPCSRNREEADAWSTFRPRSSSNASTVSTRPSPREPEPEVLAEEEMPASASGYAGGVPPTLKEDLELLDGLNLTSPHSLLSRSSLSGFSLQHPGVPGPLHTYSTSLFSPAEGPLSAGEGCFSSSQSLEALLTSDTPPPPADVLMTQHQHHLQSWRGLRSPSPWGLLCSHLLLKLQAKTECLRILISTYTWRTWSVTWITSSMTSWMGTKDWTSTLSQIPEPWLEASFPASETEPGVPISTLYP, from the exons ATGGATCCAGTAAATGAGAATTCAGCCAGAGAGGCTGCCGCGATCGTAGACCTCGATCCCGACTTCGAACCCCAGAGCCGTCCCCGCTCCTGCACCTGGCCCCTTCCCCGACCAGAGCTCGCTCCCGAGCCGTCCGAGCCGTCCGAGGTGGAGCCAGGTCTGGGAGAGAAGGTACACCCGGAGGGGCGCTCGGACGGGCGCACCCAGCCGACcctgttgccctccaggctcccagaCTCGGCAGGGGGTCCCCAGCCCGGGATCCTGGGGGCTGTAACAGGTCCTCGGAAGGGAGGCTCCCGCCGGAATGCCTGGGGAAATCAGTCATATGCAGAACTCATCAGCCAGGCCATTGAAAGCGCCCCCGAGAAGCGACTGACACTGGCCCAGATCTATGAGTGGATGGTCCGCACGGTGCCCTACTTCAAGGACAAGGGTGACAGCAACAGCTCAGCAGGATGGAAG AATTCAATCCGCCACAACCTATCCCTGCATAGCAAGTTCATCAAGGTTCACAACGAGGCTACCGGCAAGAGCTCCTGGTGGATGCTGAATCCGGAGGGAGGCAAGAGCGGCAAGGCACCCCGCCGCCGGGCAGCCTCCATGGATAGCAGCAGCAGGCTGCTCCGGGGCCGCAGCAAAACCCCCAAGAAGAAACCAGCTGTGCTGCCAGCTCCACGTGAAGGTGCCACTCCGAGGAGCCCTGCTGGCCACTTTGCCAAGTGGTCAGGCAGCCCTTGCTCTCGAAACCGAGAGGAAGCCGATGCGTGGAGCACCTTCCGTCCACGAAGCAGTTCGAATGCCAGCACTGTCAGCACCCGGCCCTCTCCCAGGGAGCCGGAGCCTGAGGTGCTGGCGGAAGAGGAAATGCCAGCCTCAGCCAGTGGCTATGCAGGGGGTGTCCCTCCCACCCTGAAAGAAGATCTGGAGCTGTTAGATGGGCTCAATCTCACATCTCCCCACTCGCTGCTGTCTCGGAGCAGCCTCTCTGGCTTCTCTTTGCAGCATCCTGGGGTTCCAGGCCCCTTACACACCTACAGCACCTCTCTCTTCAGCCCAGCAGAGGGGCCCCTGTCAGCAGGAGAAGGGTGCTTCTCAAGCTCCCAGTCTTTGGAGGCTCTGCTCACCTCTGATACGCCACCACCTCCTGCCGATGTCCTCATGACCCAG CACCAGCACCACCTCCAGTCATGGCGGGGGCTCCGGTCCCCAAGCCCCTGGGGGCTCCTGTGCTCACACCTCCTACTGAAGCTCCAAGCCAAGACCGAATGCCTCAGGATCTTGATCTCGACATATACATGGAGAACCTGGAGTGTGACATGGATAACATCATCAATGACCTCATGGATGGGGACGAAGGACTGGACTTCAACTTTGAGCCAG ATCCCTGAGCCATGGTTGGAAGCTTCATTCCCTGCTTCAGAGACAGAACCAGGCGTGCCCATATCCACTCTTTACCCTTGA